One Ranitomeya variabilis isolate aRanVar5 chromosome 5, aRanVar5.hap1, whole genome shotgun sequence DNA window includes the following coding sequences:
- the LOC143776710 gene encoding uncharacterized protein LOC143776710, with protein sequence MDQVVSRRLWAEVAKSLWDGFDSASAKAKGNFMKKLRTRWRSMKDRFNKGIRAAEEQARSGAAASKSVPYKYNRALQFLRPVLTRRQTHSSTLQRAPPCEAELHGSPSDPSQPSHSDSRLAPPSSGEPAAGTSGFPLPEASGAPSFGNSRQRQRASDRSVMPEFLHLGTVFQNGFKALSDKMSSMERRLEILEAELSNPAKHFLSTIAKGMVENLTPELQISVMQDCNNSYVRALQQSRRMQSATLPVVPSLASMTPTTAAEPLQPTHPGPSAERRHHRHHSSVPPTPAPARPSSSRSHHSRGDRGKKRKRKHKSKRTRTEALAAPVQTTSRRRGSSRSRSSQSQPRTSQRLVLPPPSPAEVAVCSPLDLPSSLLDYRSTSSSSSSSSSSFSAPHSEKDTYHSPFVAQVDTP encoded by the exons atggaccaggtggtgtcgaggcgtttgtgggcagaggtggcaaagtcgctgtgggatggctttgacagtgcctcagcgaaggccaaaggcaacttta tgaaaaagttgaggaccagatggcgatccatgaaggaccgtttcaataaggggatccgtgctgcggaggagcaagctcggagtggtgctgctgcgtccaagtcggtgccgTACAAATACAACAGGGCCctccagttcctaagaccggtccttacccgccgaca gacacacagcagcaccctccagcgagctcccccctgtgaagcggaacttcatggatcgccatctgacccgtcacagccctcccacagcgacagcaggcttgcaccaccatcatctggagaaccggctgccggtacatcaggttttcccctgcccgaggcctctggcgcaccttcgttcgggaattcccgacagcgccagcgggcctcggacaggtcagtcatgcccgaatttttgcacttgggcacggtgttccagaacggtttcaaggcgttgagcgataaaatgtccagtatggaacggcgccttgaaatcctggaagccgagctctcaaatccggcaaagcattttttaagcacaattgctaaaggcatggtggaaaaccttacgccggaactccagatttcggtgatgcaggactgcaacaattcctacgtgagggctctgcagcagtctcggcgcatgcagtcagcgacactgccagtagtaccgtcgctggctagcatgactccgactactgctgcagagccactccagccaacccaccctggtccaagtgccgagcgacgccaccacaggcaccatagcagtgtgccgccgactcctgctcctgccaggccctcatcctcccgcagccatcattctaggggagatcgtggaaagaaaagaaaaagaaaacacaaaagcaagaggacacgcactgaggctctggctgctccagtacaaacaacaagtagacgtaggggctctagccgcagtaggagcagccagagccaaccaagaacctcacaaaggctcgtgttgcctcctccctcccctgcagAGGTGGCGGTTTGCTCCCCAttagacctgccatccagcctcctggactataggtccacatcctcctcctcctcgtcgtcgtCATCCTCATTTTCCGCTCCCCATTCCGAAAAAGATACATACCATTCCCCCTTTGTGgcacaggttgataccccctaa